One Vespa crabro chromosome 9, iyVesCrab1.2, whole genome shotgun sequence genomic region harbors:
- the LOC124426426 gene encoding telomere-associated protein RIF1-like isoform X1: protein MATVTQSFPKILKMLRETSSNKEKREALTYIRSNFKKLESSNNIKEEQYKDLCKLVIDASMSKDQNIQHEAYDTLTCIVQNFRSHKLNLFESMLHINRKDRLKILKLLDVVDDIAILIAANDKSIFHLLNDCMHTVQPVTMNWLLPTACTDNLQKLTEIENRVLSNNQKIEEEMINYSLNLLRRLYKVAAEMADNKIQRFDELLMEKVVLLAYMGHKRQRSPALKVLQQAITTNLATHVRNELPDVWTQYKTDLQSTYCKRMQLLVTVCELDWAVQWNISVQLLGTDLHRGASLINNLLSVEERAFKSSDAVIRRQAFLSWKLLIDNFALDSQELGTTRRIKLLCIPLNAKNSKTELIALTKLEVWWHLIIKLYKDIGKFVDPVITQFLNFCFGPLGDTPLLSSKCDVASPGKRFFKTKLVAVDALSQLLVAKQEKHMLYTPILEEMLPHCICGTVFQQCYKSIIHSVGEALLILSQINDKEMKNRCQAGKLLWSSLVNYAQESQTEIKDLVYKDILLVINELVNHIADKPMIQDLILDVIIIDLPNFNKDIQIHSGMLSDLLFKLFSTSILQKIKKNHCKGLNCLLWECVKPKIGNEYCLNTLEFLKIVLDKITQVNVEDKSTTVIPEIWCIVAEILTKYMEDSCNINEGNAAQHNFKTTEYILKFPFTHIFLKDLKQVQEISGTWKKLYKQFDLQGDLIVTVKSNETLLSTIKMMQCCLNKNKDCNNLITSCLDTLLNTINFNSLLACNEVPSVVEFLIDLIRTTFNNSQFTDCDITLKALSAVLITVYGHDPKKAILCLQYVKPVIELVLVSSTGTSLKEITNMWEIVISIFKGLEKSYSSEFLSLYKEIIIQSINHSNIEIATQTLSFLDEENNFDEKGQRMVQEIHKRIKPDKLPFKLNNAEKKIEDKEISEKQMKMAGSFLNRKSVIPKMILIRAKKENDEKRISMPDPEAQEYVYIKTDVKYDVNRLTDHQKEILKKKRDDIPALYNDLSQSSSQSTQNLQEWFDKRGKRINETDYAHDATKNNPEKEENIDHDANKENTIESTITEYIVIDKIETISNTDLKAVQQQIDPPVQSTSLLNEDSTSNKCSDNNTNDNSSKEQTNLISEIFENDKLGTSLDDDKEEIYDQDELDSVAKRLNFESRDEFSDEKESEPRLSSPSVLENGKRRNRNSTTKTGSNELDSDKTTNTQDEQSESKMLKTLKTKSSLIKHRKGTKRKYASDSDSEETMYQRRRRKYTISETPSDSDSVPSVESEHSEGTKEEQCLSQRTKNEISRLKINMVFYSALPNRRRSKQQEQLKDTNCEIKNLRTYTRKSPELKNIEETKSSVCGQSSLKKKNKKSFKSESNKNEELPIIDAMERAVEKETSNTDIGDSKSDESTNVSSEITDNTTMDIQDEITDKDNSLNVAKIRDSKKKFKELDTNTNEINTKQSIKKEELLLSAEDGTQEIIQNSQEINVISKLEGKYNDKKCFIKIDKIDKIVNVPVMKSNNSCNKDNVSTESTTVKKSTKEIPNVPKKIPDDDPKLDDPKLNDKIDEIVHIDDNTVTVVNTSDHEISCIQREDEKKTSSDVSQVNSSPTHKISAMVVSSPKNNIKRLLKLKAYPTKGGRAAHMLGLVTKQIITETNSQSVKTDEDIKKIKSKEGENEMQIGKKDKIMIFKDNDKIGGPCSSRQEKIFNNMKSGEYISSSPIKSFSNLKNDGEKLSSNVEKTIPDYMLISLENTVEKGNDGSLSPSQEKTELPMLEWSSANPPSLTASPSASILKRHRMALTECDLETTASNKRKRVSFADPPVSKQMGYEITLTDSPDKANKLSSRILLFRKDTPQRIKQTKLKFIQIDTVKDKNVEVQPDYGCEVDLQCERENELLTKIAEELEYTDDNMVIDDHTTCSFSENMSEISEAKLYTEVTLDNLSQQVEMIEDTTIPKEAQFPSSTKNDEIFQSQESETQQDMFGSADDKDNTDQPQNEDKDVTDENDSAVSPQLNITTNAENLEDTVDVGNITSLNSTANSDEVFCGKPLRTSTQTSENIADQDTLPVTDSIFGSLPVSQASESSLKSSNPELLNDTQPICLELMSCQDPINTITEYLTYPSWIKHLNSYFSSRNIINIGDLAQLTSREVNRMPVKGNSKVQFVKKILQHYINKNLVGLKSPKSCFELHSSLSITETKTTNCDLQKEVLDMACQTEILTNTDNACTTESSNLNVSSQIPSTIKVSMVDSNCTTKSVGVCTDSMVCSQSANVATKSVEAQMALEDLLDEIDVNLVMQSAVKRSTSESILAHYKMKTRALPEAEFEKETLKLLGLDNNGSYYETKLKSACRGCGINKVLLRLPDIFSGDKQFFHKVLNAYRKKITIGDCMNIFDFKEIKDFVCQKCTSSELAAMLSVILKKEDNDGIKTPMTDLSCFSDMLKRVPMDVIISHTVANDELIPPQLVLDIALQNSSLTDITETLKLQNPALIQDVFDKLWSTELVLSHVESKSERDELLKIYKAISSKLSPKELLDAYHDSMKAKLSSEENEK from the exons GTAGCTGCTGAGATGgctgataataaaatacaaagg tttGATGAATTACTAATGGAGAAAGTTGTACTATTAGCTTATATGGGTCATAAGCGACAACGCAGTCCGGCTTTAAAAGTCTTACAGCAAGCAATCACAACAAATTTGGCTACACATGTTCGTAATGAATTACCAGATGTTTGGAcacaatataaaacagatttaCAATCTACATATTGTAAACGAATGCAGCTTTTAGTAACAGTATGTGAACTTGATTGGGCTGTCCAATGGAATATTAGCGTTCAATTACTTGGTACCGATCTTCATCGTGGTGCaagtttgataaataatttgctCAGTGTTGAGGAAAGAGCCTTCAAATCTTCTGATGCTGTAATACGGAG gCAAGCTTTCCTTTCATGGAAATTGTTGATTGACAATTTTGCTTTAGATTCTCAAGAACTTGGAACtacaagaagaataaaattgttGTGTATACCATTAAATGCAAAAAATAGTAAGACTGAATTAATAGCGCTTACTAAACTGGAAGTTTGGTGGCATTTGATCATTAAACTTTATAAAGATATTGGAAAATTTGTTGATCCTGTGATAACACAATTTTTGAACTTTTGCTTTGGTCCTCTTGGAGATACACCATTACTTTCATCTAAATGTGATGTTGCATCACCTGGCAAGagattttttaaaacaaaattagtTGCTGTGGATGCTTTATCACAACTGCTTGTTGCAAAACAAGAAAAGCATATGCTTTATACACCAATTTTAGAAGAAATGCTTCCACATTGTATATGTGGTACAGTTTTTCAACAAtgttataaaagtattatacaTAGCGTTGGAGAAGCTTTACTTATTTTAAGccaaattaatgataaagaaatgaaaaatagatgTCAAGCAGGAAAACTTCTATGGTCGAGTTTAGTTAATTATGCTCAAGAATCACAAACAGAAATAAAG gATCTTGTTTATAAAGACattttattagtaataaacGAATTGGTAAATCATATTGCTGATAAGCCAATGATCCAAGATCTGATTcttgatgttattataattgatctACCTAATTTTAATAAGGATATCCAAATCCACAGTGGAATGTTGTCAGATTTATTGTTTAAACTTTTTTCAACatcaatattacaaaaaataaagaa gaATCATTGTAAAGGacttaattgtttattatggGAATGTGTTAAACCTAAAATAGGGAATGAGTACTGTTTAAATACATTGGAATTCTTGAAAATCGTTTTAGACAAAATAACACAGGTCAACGTAGAAGATAAATCCAC AACTGTTATACCTGAGATATGGTGCATTGTAGcagaaatattaacaaaatatatggAAGATTCATGTAACATCAATGAAGGCAATGCTGCTCAACATAATTTTAAGACTACAgagtatattttaaaatttccaTTTACGCATATATTTTTGAAGGATTTAAAACAG GTTCAAGAAATTAGTGGGACttggaaaaaattatataagcaGTTCGATTTACAAGGAGATTTGATCGTCACAGTAAAATCTAATGAAACACTATTAAGTACCATAAAAATGATGCAGtgttgtttaaataaaaataaggactGTAATAATCTTATCACTTCCTGTTTGGATACATTATTGAAtactataaattttaattctttacttG ctTGCAATGAAGTACCATCTGTTGTGGAATTTTTGATAGATCTCATTAGGACTACTTTCAATAATTCACAATTTACTGACTGTGATATCACATTGAAAGCATTATCCGCAGTGCTTATTACTGTATATGGTCATGATCCAAAAAAGGCAATATTGTGTTTGCAGTATGTGAAACCAGTGATTGAACTTGTGCTCGTATCTTCAACAGGAACATCACtaaaagaa ATTACGAATATGTGGGAGATCGTAATTAGTATTTTTAAAGGTCTTGAAAAAAGTTATAGTTCGGAATTTTTGTCGctatataaagaaatcattatTCAATCTATAAACCACTCTAATATAGAAATAGCAACGCAAACATTGTCATTCTtagacgaagaaaataatttcgatgagAAAGGACAACGCATGGTGCAGGAAATACATAAGAGAATAAAACCAGATAAACTACCATTCAAGTTAAACAatgcagaaaagaaaatagaagataaagagatatcTGAAAAACAAATGAAGATGGCAGGaagttttttaaatagaaaatctgTAATTCCTAAGATGATACTTATTAgagcaaagaaagagaatgacgaAAAAAGGATATCAATGCCTGATCCTGAGGCCCag GAATATGTCTATATTAAAACAGACGTAAAATATGATGTGAATCGTTTAACCGAccatcaaaaagaaatattaaaaaagaaaagagatgacATCCCTGCATTGTACAATGATCTTTCACAATCATCTTCACAAAGTACTCAAAATTTGCAGGAATGGTTTGATAAAAGAGGTAAGCGTATTAACGAAACAGATTATGCACATGATGCTACAAAAAATAAtcctgaaaaagaagaaaatattgatcATGATGCTAACAAAGAAAATACTATTGAATCTACAATTACGGAATATATCGTCATtgataaaatagaaactaTTAGCAATACTGATTTGAAAGCCGTACAACAACAGATTGATCCACCAGTACAATCTACAAGTTTATTAAATGAGGACAGTACGTCTAACAAATGTAGTGACAATAACACGAACGATAATTCATCCAAAGAACAGACCAATTTGATATCAGAGATCTTTGAAAATGACAAATTGGGAACATCACTCGACGACGATAAGGAAGAGATATATGACCAAGATGAATTAGATTCCGTTGCAAAACGATTGAACTTCGAATCCCGAGATGAGTTTTCCGATGAAAAAGAATCTGAACCACGATTATCATCTCCATCGGTATTAGAAAATGGTAAACGACGGAATCGCAATAGCACGACGAAAACAGGTTCCAACGAACTTGATTCTGATAAAACAACGAATACTCAGGATGAACAAAGTGAAtctaaaatgttaaaaacattgaaaacAAAATCGAGTCTAATTAAACATAGGAAAGGTACAAAACGTAAGTATGCTTCAGACAGCGATTCTGAGGAAACAATGTACCAACGAAGACGAAGGAAGTATACTATTTCTGAAACTCCAAGTGACTCTGATAGTGTACCATCCGTAGAAAGTGAACATTCGGAGGgaacgaaagaagaacaaTGCTTGAGTCAACGTACGAAAAATGAGATATCaaggttaaaaataaatatggtATTTTACAGTGCATTACCAAATCGTCGACGATCCAAACAACAAGAACAGTTAAAAGATACTAATTGTGagattaaaaatttacgaaCGTATACACGAAAAAGTCCAGAACTAAAGAATATTGAAGAAACAAAGTCGAGTGTATGTGGTCAGTCTtcacttaaaaagaaaaataaaaaaagttttaaatccgagtcaaataaaaatgaagaattacCTATTATTGATGCAATGGAGAGAGCTGTAGAAAAGGAAACTAGTAATACTGATATCGGAGATTCTAAATCTGATGAAAGTACAAATGTATCGTCTGAAATCACAGATAACACCACTATGGATATTCAAGATGAAATTACAGATAAAGATAATTCATTGAATGTTGCCAAAATAAGAGacagtaaaaagaaatttaaagaaCTCGATACGAAtacaaacgaaataaatactaaacaatctataaaaaaagaggaactATTATTATCTGCAGAAGATGGAACTCAAGAGATTATACAAAATTCAcaagaaataaatgtaatatcaaaattggaaggaaaatataatgataaaaaatgttttattaaaattgataaaatcgataaaatagttAATGTACCGGTCATGAAATCTAATAACTCgtgtaataaagataatgtttCGACAGAATCTACTACAGTAAAGAAAAGTACAAAAGAAATACCTAATGTGCCTAAAAAGATTCCAGACGATGACCCTAAACTCGACGATCCTAAACtcaatgataaaattgatGAGATAGTACATATAGACGATAACACTGTAACAGTTGTAAATACTTCGGATCATGAAATTAGTTGTATTCAACGTGAAGATGAAAAGAAGACATCTTCGGATGTATCGCAAGTAAATAGTTCACCTACACATAAAATCTCTGCAATGGTTGTATCATCacctaaaaataatattaagcgacttttaaaattaaaagctTATCCAACTAAGGGAGGTCGCGCAGCTCATATGTTGGGTTTAGTtacaaaacaaataataacagaaactaATAGTCAAAGTGTAAAAACGGACGAAGATATAAAGAAGATTAAAtctaaagaaggagaaaacgaGATGCAGAtagggaaaaaagataaaattatgatatttaaagataatgataaaattggaGGTCCATGTAGTAGCCgccaagaaaaaatatttaataatatgaaatctggagaatatatttcatcttcgccaattaaatcgttttctaatttaaaaaatgacgGTGAAAAACTTTCTTCCAATGTGGAGAAAACAATACCTGATTATATGCTAATCAGCTTGGAAAATACAGTTGAGAAAGGAAATGACGGAAGTTTATCGCCGTCTCAGGAAAAAACAGAATTACCTATGCTAGAATGGTCCAGTGCTAATCCTCCATCATTAACTGCATCACCTAGTGCTAGTATTCTTAAGCGACATCGGATGGCTCTAACAGAATGTGATTTAGAAACTACAGCATCAAATAag agaaaACGAGTTAGTTTCGCTGACCCTCCAGTTTCTAAGCAAATGGGTTATGAGATTACGCTTACTGATTCTCCCGATAAAGCAAATAAATTATCTTCTCGTATTTTATTGTTTCGTAAGGATACGCCGCAACGAATAAAGCAAACAAAACTTAAATTCATTCAAATTGATACAGTAAAAGATAAGAATGTTGAAGTACAACCAGATTACGGATGTGAAGTCGATTTACAATGTGAAAGGGAGaatgaattattaacaaaaatagccGAGGAATTAGAATATACTGATGACAATATGGTAATAGATGATCATACAACCTGCAGTTTTTCAGAGAACATGAGCGAAATTTCAGAAGCAAAGTTATACACTGAAGTTACATTAGATAATTTGTCCCAACAAGTAGAAATGATAGAAGATACGACCATTCCTAAGGAGGCACAGTTTCCATCGTCGACTAAAAAtgacgaaatatttcaatcccAAGAATCTGAAACTCAGCAAGATATGTTTGGTAGTGcggatgataaagataatacggATCAGCCACAAAACGAAGATAAAGATGTTACTGATGAAAACGATTCAGCAGTTTCTCcacaattaaatattacaactaATGCAGAAAATTTAGAAGATACGGTAGATGTGGGAAATATTACTAGTTTGAATTCTACAGCGAATTCAGATGAAGTATTTTGCGGGAAACCTTTACGAACTAGTACACAAACATCAGAAAATATTGCGGACCAAGATACATTACCAGTAACAGATTCAATATTTGGGAGTTTACCTGTGAGCCAAGCTAGCGAATCTAGCTTGAAAAGTTCTAATCCAGAACTTTTAAATGATACACAACCAATTTGTTTAGAATTGATGTCGTGTCAAGATCCTATAAATACTATAACCGAATACTTGACTTATCCGTCGTGGATTAAACATTTGAATTCTTATTTCTCAAGTagaaacataattaatatcggtGATCTTGCACAATTAACTTCTCGTGAAGTAAATAGAATGCCTGTAAAGGGTAATTCTAAAGTTCAGTTtgttaaaaagattttacaacattacattaataaaaatttggtAGGATTGAAAAGTCCGAAATCTTGTTTCGAATTACATTCTAGTCTTTCGATCACTGAAACTAAAACAACAAATTGCGATTTGCAAAAGGAAGTACTTGACATGGCCTGCCAAACAGAAATACTCACAAATACTGATAATGCATGTACAACGGAATCAAGCAACCTTAACGTTTCATCTCAGATACCATCGACTATCAAAGTATCAATGGTCGATTCAAACTGTACGACTAAATCTGTCGGTGTTTGTACTGATTCAATGGTATGTTCACAATCTGCAAATGTAGCAACAAAATCCGTCGAAGCTCAAATGGCATTAGAAGATCTTTTGGATGAAATCGATGTTAATTTAGTAATGCAAAGTGCTGTCAAACGAAGTACTTCTGAAAGTATACTTGCACATTATAAG atGAAAACGAGAGCTTTGCCAGAAGCAGAATTTGAAAAGGAAACGTTGAAACTACTTGGACTTGACAATAACGGAAGTTACTAcgaaacgaaattaaaatctgCATGTCGTGGTTGCGGTATTAATAAAGTTCTTTTAAGACTTCCCGATATTTTTAGTGGCGACAAACAATTTTTCCATAAAGTTCTCAATGCATATcggaaaaaaattacgattggCGATTGCATGAACATTTTTGATttcaaggaaataaaagattttgtaTGTCAAAAATGTACATCTTCGGAACTTGCTGCAATGTTATCAGTGATattgaaaaaggaagacaatGATGGTATTAAAACTCCTATGACAGATCTGTCGTGTTTCAGTGATATGTTAAAGAGAGTTCCCATGGATGTAATAATTAGTCATACAGTTGCAAACGACGAACTAATTCCACCGCAACTCGTTTTGGATATTGCTTTGCAAAATAGTAGTTTAACCGACATAACAGAAACGCTTAAGTTACAGAATCCAGCTCTTATACAAGATGTATTCGATAAGTTGTGGTCTACTGAATTAGTATTGTCGCATGTCGAAAGCAAAAGTGAAAGAGACGAATTACTTAAGATTTATAAGGCAATCAGTTCAAAATTAAGTCCTAAAGAATTATTGGATGCATATCATGATTCGATGAAAGCTAAATTATCTTcggaggaaaatgaaaaatga